Within the Cupriavidus malaysiensis genome, the region ATCGGCGTGCCTTCGAAGTAGGCCACCTTGTCGCTGCCGGCTGAGAGCTGCTCGGCGGTCACGTTGAAGCGCGCCAGCCGGCTCACGCCGCAGCAGACGAAGTAGATCAGCACCGCCAGGTCCCAGCCGCCGCGCAGCCCGGCGGCAAAGGCCAGCACGGCGGGGCCGACGCCGAAAGAGATGATGTCGGCCAGCGAATCCAGCTCGCGGCCGAGCGCCGAATGCTGGTGGCGCCAGCGCGCGATGCGGCCGTCGAGCACATCGAAGAGGAAGGCCGCCGGCGCCAGCGCGGCGGCGACGAAGAAATCGGCCGGGTCGCGCCCCGCCACGTAGAACATGGCGAAGAAGACCGAGCCCATGCCGCAGGCGGCGTTGCCCAGCGTGAACAGGTCGGCGAGCTGCAGCTCGCGCAGCATCGTGAAGTGCTTGGGGCGTTCGATCGGGGATGACATGGCAGTCCTTGGGCTCTGCGCCGGCACGCTAACGATAGGCCAGGAGCGCCGCCGGCGCCAGCCGGCGGCACGCTGGGCCGTGTCTCACGCGCCGTGCTCCGAGCACGCTGATCAGAGCACCGTGCTCGCGTGTCCGACCTTGGGCG harbors:
- a CDS encoding CDP-alcohol phosphatidyltransferase family protein produces the protein MSSPIERPKHFTMLRELQLADLFTLGNAACGMGSVFFAMFYVAGRDPADFFVAAALAPAAFLFDVLDGRIARWRHQHSALGRELDSLADIISFGVGPAVLAFAAGLRGGWDLAVLIYFVCCGVSRLARFNVTAEQLSAGSDKVAYFEGTPIPTSVLLTAVLAWCAAQERIGDALPGGVWSLGPADLHPLVLLFALSGTLMVSKALHIPKI